Genomic window (Subtercola endophyticus):
GACGTACCAGGAGTTCGTGTCGAACAACGCGGTTCCCTGCGGCTCGACCATCGGCCCGCTCACTGCGACGCGCCTCGGTATTCGCACGGTCGACGTGGGGGTGCCCCTGCTCTCGATGCACTCGGCGCGCGAGCTCGCCCACGTGGATGATCTGGCCGCCCTCGCGACGGTCGCGACGGCCTTTTTCGCGCCCGCGGCGCCCGGCGCGCTCACCGCCGGCTGATCTTGCGGCTTTAGCCGGCTGAGGTGTTGCTTTGAGCGGGCACGCATTTGCATGCACATTCATCAAAATGTCCCCGTTTATGTGGACTGCTTAATAGCGAGCGAATCCCTAGGCTGATCGGGCGGGGAGAGACCTAGACCCAGTTTGCCGCCGCGGCGATCGAAGTATGGCCAATGGGGGATGTCGCGCGTGACGGAACAAGGCGAAGGGCCACAGCGCCGCTTTCGGGCACCCCGCTACCTTCCGCAACTATTGACCATCGGGGTGTTCGTGCTTGCGGCCGTCGTGGCCTACCTGCTCTTAGAGATGCGCTGACGGCGGCACAGCCGTCGGCACTACGAGGCACCACTCGTTGCCCTCCGGGTCGAGCAGCACCTGGAACGAGCCGGCGGTGTCGCTGTGGATGCCGCCGGTGCGGAGGGCGCCGAGGCGTTCCGCTTCGGTGATGGCGGGGCCCAGATCATCCACTCGCACGTCGAGGTGTACCCGGTTCTTCACCGTCTTCGCCTCGGGAACCTTCTGAAACGACACCTGCGAGAAGCCGGGCGGCAGAATGTACCACCAGGCGTCGTCACGCCCCGTCGGTTCGCCGCCCAGGATGCCCGCCCAGAACGTCGCGAGCGCTCGCGGGTCGGCGCAGTCGAACACCACTTCGTCGATGACTCCGATCACGCTTCGAGCCTAGCTGCGTCTCGCAATTGCGGATGCGCAAAGTAGTCTAGACTAATCCTCATGACGGCCGCCGAGACGATTCGAACTGTGAGAGCCCTTAATGGCCTCACGCGCACTCAACTTGCGCACATGGCCGACGTATCTCCCTCGACAGTCACCAGAATCGAAGCCGGCCAACTGGATCCCACCTATTCGATGTGGGAGAAGCTCCTGAACGCTGCGGGCTATCGGGCGGGTGTGACGATCGAGTCCGTCGCCGACATCTGTGCAGTGGCTGCCGCCCGTGAGATGCTCACGGGCGCGAGTTTCGAGCTCCCCGAAACCGGGCCGTGGAGGGAACGGTGGCAGAGGGCGGGTTTGTCTGGCGCAAGATTCGTACCAGAGATCGCTCTGCAGGCGGCAGCGGCTAGTCCGCTTCGAAGTCGCCCGGGTATGCGCACCGCCACGTACGACAGGTCGTGGCAACAGATCGTGCGCGACTTTCGGGCCAACCATGTGCAGTATGCGATGAGCGGGCTGAACGCTGCTGAGGGGGGAGATCGGTGGTCTGGCTCCACTTCACCCGTGATCTACGTCGAGAATGTTTCGAAGGCTTTCGAAGTGGCGTCGCTCACGACGCCCTCGCCGGGGGAGCAGGTTCTGACCATCCTGCCGTTTGACGAGGTGTCGAGGCGGGGTGTGTGGAGAGACGCCGCTGACTTCAGCTGGGTCGACCGTATTCAAGCTCTTATCGATTCCTATGGCGGTCCGGGCCGCATGGCCGACAACGCAGACGCGATCGCCGAACGAATCGGAAGAGAACTCGCTGCATGACCGATATCGGGAGTGCTGACTACGGCGCTCAGCGGTTCTCTCAGGATTCCGGGGAGGGCGCGTCGGCATCTCACTTTCGATTCGGCGCCGAACTCGTGCAATCGCGGAAATTGCTGCTTGAGGTCTTGACAGCCTTTGAGGGGCAGAAGGAGGCGCTCACTGTCATCGGCGCGCACGCGGTGTTCGAGCGCGTCAAGCACATGACCGGCGATCTCGCCATGGATAGCACACGCGACGCCGATGTCGCTGTGCTGCCGCAGCTTGTGACAGCCGTGCCGCAAGTCGGAGAAGTGATGGCATCGCTCGGTCTCGAGCTGGCTTCGCCTTCGCGTCCCGGCGTTTGGGGGCGCAGTAGTGATTCTCGAGGTGACCTGCACGGTCGACTCACGATCGACCTCATTGCGCCGGCCGCCCTCGCGGGTAACGGGCGCCGAGCGGCGAGAATCGAAGGTGAGCACGGCAAGAACAGCGTGTCGAAGACTGCTGGTGTAGAACTCGTGCTGGTCGACCGAAGCCTTTTGACTCTGGAATCATTCGACACCAGTGGTGCGAGCGCAGAGGTGTACGTCGCGGGGGTCGCCGCCTTGCTCTGCGCGAAGGCGTACAAGTTGCATGATCGGCTGAATGCGCGCGAATTGGTCCGCAAGCCCGATCGGCTCAGACCCAAAGACGCGGGTGACATGTGGCGACTCATGAAGGTGAGCGCGGGGGCAGCCGTTCGCGCCACCTTTGATGAGGCAGCTGCAGACCCGCGCATCGGTGAAGCGGTGGCATTGGGCGCTCAGCACCTGAACGAACTTGCGACGAATCGAGCCTGGCTGCCTCAACTCGCCGTACTCCACCTTCGAGACACGTACAACGAAAAAGCGGTACGCGGGGTCATCGACGAATGGATTGGTGCGTTCGGCCGCGCAGAGCAAACGTCGCAGGCTGCTGGCCGTCCATCGGGCACAATAGGGTGAAATGAAGAGAGTGACGAGCGAGCCGCGCCCGAACTGGCGCGAGCGATGCGACGAAGTCGGGTTCAGCTTCTACGACCTAGAGTCAGAAGGCGGCAGGCCCTACTGGAACGAGGCGGCGGCCTACAGCTTCACGAGCGCCGAGATCGACACTCTCGAGACTGCGACCCAAGAGCTCTTCGACCGCTGCATGGAGGCCGTCGAGGTCATCGTGCGGGCCGGCCGGTTCGCCGAATTCGGCATTCCTCCGCGCTTTCATGAGCTGGTGCGCGCCTCGTGGGATGACGATGACCCCACGGTTTATGGGCGGTTCGATCTCATCATCGATGCGGCGGGCATCCCGAAGCTGCTCGAGTTCAACGCCGATACGCCGACCTCGCTCGTCGAGACCGCGGCCGCTCAGTGGCAGTGGCTCGAAGAGGTGCGCGGCCCCGAGGCCGACCAGTTCAACAGCCTGCACGAGCAGCTCATCGAACAGTGGATGCACATCCGCACGGCTCGTTGGGGAGTGGCCGCCGGCGCCAGGCTGCACCTCGCGTCGCTGCACGACAGCGGAGACGGCGAGCTCATCGTCGAAGACTTCGACACCGTGGCCTACATGGCCGAGACGGCGAAGGCGGCGGGGTTTGACCCGAAGCTCATCTTCGTCGAAGACATCACGTACAGCGTCGACAGGTCGAGTTTTCTCGATGGCGACGGGGAGATCATCCAGCACATCTTCAAGCTGTACCCGTGGGAGTGGATGATCAACGAGCAGTTCGCCGGATTCCTTCTGCCGAGACGCGGCACCACGAACTGGGTCGAACCCCTGTGGAAGCTCTTGCTCAGCAACAAGCAGTTGCTCGTCGTCTTGTGGGAGCTGTTCCCCGGGCATCCGAATCTGTTGCCTGCGTACGCCTCGGCCTCGCCGCTCGCGGGCCGCGCGTACGTCAGCAAGCCGCGCCTCGGCCGCGAAGGAGCCAACGTGACGATCGTCGATACTGATGGTGCGGTGCTCGAGCAGCAGCCCGGCGGCTACGGCGAGGAGGGGTTCGTGTATCAGCAGCGCGCCGACACCGTGACGATCGATGGCAAGAATGTCGTCATCGGCAGCTGGGTGGTCGGCGAAACACCAGCCGGCATTGACATTCGCGAGACCTCGAGCCTGATCACCGGAGACCTCGCCGAGTTCGTACCGCACTTCATCGAGGACGCCCTCGACGCCGCTCTCGACGACGAAGAGGATGCTCGCGACAGACCGCTCGGCAGCCGCGACAACAGGGCCGCCGAATGACCCGCCGCCACGCCGGCTCCGGCTCGGTCACCGTGACGGGCATCGCCCGAACTCACCGCACGGCTAGCGCGGGTAGCGCGAGTCGCGCGGGGCTCACCCGTGGCGCCAGTGCGCTCTCGATCGCCGCCGTAGCCGTGCTGCTTGCGGGCTGCGCCACCAGCGATGACGGTGTTGTTCTCGAGGGCGCTGACGGCAACAACTACGTGGTTCCCGACGGAGCGGAACGGCCCCAGTACGCCACCCGTGAAGACTGCATCGCCGACGTGACCGAGCAGATCGCCAAGCTCCAGGCCGAGGGCGAATCCATCGGCGACGACCCGAACACCCTCTGCGAGGAGTCGAGCCGCTACCCGGTCGGGCATGTTGGTAACCCGCGTTATACGAATAGGTTGAGTTCCGGCAGCGGAGGCTCCTCAGTGACCGTCTGGTTTGCGTGAAACAATGCGGGTGCCGTCGATCCAGACGCCTTGAATGTTCCGTGTCGCTTGGATATCGGCCGTTGGGTCGCCGTTAACGAGGAGAAGATCGGCTCTTTTTCCGGCCGCGATAACACCGCGGTCGCAGAGTTTGAATTCTCTCGTGGTGAGGCTGGTCGAAGCAGCCAGGGCCTGAGTGGGGCTGAGTCCGGCGGCGACGAGGAGGGCGAGTTCGTCGTGGGCGGAGGATCCGTGTTTGGGCATGAATGGTGTCGCGGGTGCCGAGTTGGCGTCGGTGCCCATCAGAATCGTGACTCCGGCGGAGTGCAGCGCCCGTACGGAGTCTCGGGCGTGTTCGTAGGTGAGGGTGGGACGCATGCTGGCGATGCCGTGCATCATGGTCAGCGTGGGTATGACCACGGTGTTGGCGGTCCGTAGACGTTGCACCAGGTCATTGTCGAGTACCGCGTCCAGCGGTGCGTGCGTGATGATGTCTACACCTGCGTCCAGCGCAACCCGGTAGGCGCCGGTCGTGACGGAATGGGCGATGACGAGTAGTCCGCGGTCGTGGGCGGCCGTGACGATGGCGTCAACGGTTGGTTGGTCCATGCCCTCGGGTGGTGCTGCTTCGGTGATGATCTTGATGTAGTCGGATCCTTCGGCGAAGCGTAGTTCGACGAAGCGGCGGCCCTCGTCGGGTGTGATGACGATTCCGTCGACCGGGAATCCTGGAATTCTGGCGTGGTTGCCGCCGGGACCGACGGCGGGGATGCCGGCGCTGCGGATCTGAGCTACGCCTTTTTCGTGGCGCATTCGGTCCACGAACGCGACAGGCCAAGCTGCCATGTCCAGCCCGGTTGTAACGCCCCAGTGAGCGAGTTGCGCGAGGTCGTCTCGGGCGCGGGTGTGCATGTGGGCGTCGATGAGGCCGGGCAGGAGCGTGCATCCTGTTCCGTCGATGGTTTCGTCTGCATGCAGCGATTTGCCGGTGCCCGTCAGGTCGAGGCGGCCGCTTTCGTTGATCGCGACGCGCTGAGGGTGTGTGAGGCTGCTTCCGGTGAAGAAGTGGACGTTGTCGATGACGGTAGTCATGCGAGCTGCGCTTTCTGTTGGGTCACTGCATCGCCGGTTGGGCGTGGCGGGAGCGGAAGAGTCGGATGATTCCGATGGCGCCGCCGACAAGGATGATGGCGCCAACCGCCCTGCTGGCCTGTGCGAAGGATGCTGTCGGAAGATATAGCGCCATCAAGGTGATGGCGGTGGCGTGGGCGACGAGCACCAGGCCGGCGATAAGTGTCACGAGCCGCAGCGACTTGGTCAGCGCAGCCGTCTTGACCGGATCAGCACTGGTTGTGTCAGGAGTGTCGTTTCTGGAGGTGAACCGGAAGATCGTGTTGCCAAGAGGTTTGCCGACGGCCACTGAGACGAGAAGGATCAGGCCTGCAGGGCCTGTCAGCAATGCCTCCTGGAGTTTGAGTACGAACTGGTTCTCTCCGGTGAGTACGTAGACGATCAGCATGACAACGAATGAGACAACCGCGATCAGCCCGATCGGATCGAGCCGACGTGTTCGTATCAGTTCGATGAGAGTGAAGACGGCCGGAATCGCGGCACCGATTACCAGGGCGATCGTGTAGCCGCCGACATACGGGGGCAAGAATACGAATACGAGGGTCGGTACGACAAGATTGACGACGACGCTCAGTACGATGCGCCACAGTCGGTCGCGACGAGTCAGGTTCATAATGTTCCTCCAAAGAGAGCAAGCCTAGATGTCTTTCCAGATTGCTTTCTCAAAAGGTATAGTGTGTGAGGATCGCCGTCAAGAGGAACCAGGTAGAGGATGATCGCCAGGGATGCACGAGAGGGTTACATTGATCCCCTCGTGGCCCAGATTGCTGGGTCAATGGCCGAGCTGACGCCAGGGTCGTTCGAGCTCACCCGTCAGATAGCCCGGCTCGCCGGAATGCTCGAGGGCGTGCTGCAACCGCAACTCGCGAACGCCGGCCTCACCCGAGCTGAGTACGACATCTTGGGCACGCTCAAAGCCACCGCCCCCGACTATCGCCTGCGGCCAACCGACCTCAGCCGACGTGCGATCCTAACCTCGGGCGGCACCAGCAACGCAATTCGCCGTCTCGAGGAGCGCGCCCTCATCAGCCGCGCGAAGGACAGTGAAGACGCCCGAAGCAGCTGGATTCAGCTCACCCCAGAAGGGCGCACACTAATCGACTCCACGCTCGCCGCCGTGTCACGCGGCGCATCTACGCTATTCCATCCGGCCGCGCACCTGCTCCCACAATCGAACCAGGCCCTGGCCGACGTGATCGCAGCGTTGGCCCAATAGCTGACGTGAGCCGCGACCTCTCATGCGAAAGGATTTGTAACCGGCAGAATTTCGCGTATCGCTTCGATGTGCCCAGCCGCCCTCACTTCACCGCCCTCAGAGTATCGAACATATGTTCGAGTAACCAGCCGGTCCGTCTGGCATGAAGCAGGCCGCTTCGCGCGCTTGGTCAGTCGAGGAACGCAGATCTAAGAATCCGCGTGTGAAAGGTCTTGCTTGCCGCCGCAAATGGGTGTATCCATTTGCGTATCCCATCGACGTCGGTGGGCCAGCACACAGTAGCTTTGGGGGCCGACACTGAGTGCTTTCTCTTTTTCTGACCGCGCATTTTATTCTCCAACAGTCCGGGCTACTGAGTCTGTGCTGCCCGTCAAGGCATTGCCAGCTCCGCCGCCGCCCAATGCTTCCGGCCCCCTCAACCTCAGTCACCCGGCGCAGTCCGGTGACCACAGTGCATGCTGGTGGTATTGGGGCGGGAACCCTAACAGCCAGGGAATCACCTGCACGGTGAATTTCTAATCGCGACGAAGTTAGGAATCGATGATGAATAAGAAGACTTCAGAATTTCTCCGCAACTCACTGACGCTGCGCATTGGCGTCGCGGCCGCCGTCGCAATTGGCGCTATCGGCGCAGTCAACGTGGTCTCAGCAAGCGCCAGCCCTGCAGTCGTCCCCAGTGCGGCCCCAGTTAGTCCGGCATCAGCAGGAGAGTTCACGACCACAGTTTTCGGGTCGCCGGTCGCTGTCACAGACAAACTTCCCGACATTATTGACGGCGATTCGATCGGAACGGCAGGCATTCAACAGTCGTCTGTGAGGTTCCTCGGCACAAAATCCGGATCTAGCTACTGGACTGCGCTAGGGCAAGCCGACGAAATATGCCTTGTGGCATTCGTGTCGACCGACGATGTCGCGAGTTCAGCGTGCGCGTCGCCTTCGACATTCAACGCGCAAGGTGTCGGGCTACGACTGTTCGGTCCAACCCAGGGCACTGAAGGCTATCTCGTCCCGGACGCCTCGGCGCTCAAGGGGGCAGCGCTGGTGGCGGTAGTTCCGAATCTGGTCACTATCGACCCTCTCGCAACCGCTGCCACACGTGCGTCGACTACGGTTTCAGGGAGCAAATTCCAGCTAACTCTGCTGCCTCCAGCCGCGGCCAGTGAACTGCCAGCGAAGTTCAAGGCAGCAGACTGAGGACCATGAGATTTCGGCTCGCGATCGCGCTCGTCGCCTGTTTGGGTGCAACCGCACTCAGTGGTTGCACCCAAACTACAAATACACCGACTTCATCATCGCCTGCTCCCAGCACGTCCGCGGAAACAAACGTCGGCGTTATCCTTGAAAACTGGCTCAGGAGCGTAGGGGGCGATGATTTAGAGACGTTCTGCGGGCTCACAACCGTGGACGGCACCAATGATGATAAGTCGAGGTGTGAAAATGCTCTCTCGACGATACGGGCCAACACTGATGCGTCGCAGACCGACTATGGAATGGCAACCGTGGACACTCTAATTGTGCAAGGCGACACGGCCAGTATCTCAGGCCAAGCCGTGCACCTCCCCGCGGGCTCTACGGCAGTGCTAAAACCGCCCTATGTCCTCCAGCGCCAGGCCGGCGCGACACAAGGGGTCTGGCGAGTAGTAGTCGATTCGGGACAAGTCTCAGCTACCAATTAATTACGGCGTGGAGCTTGCCGGTCTGATCGAGACAATACGCAGAGGTCGCTAACGCGACAAAGCCTGCGGCGTCAGTGGCCCATGCGCCTTTGTCGATGAGCGCTTGGTGGCTGAGCTCCAGCCGGAGTCTCCCGGTTGCTCCAGGCAGCGCAGACCTGAGCGCCGCTACGTCGGAGCGAGTCATCCTGCCAAGCATGAAATGAACTGATCGCCCTGACTGATTTGAAGAATTGGGTTTCGGGCAGGGTCGGATGGGTACCCGCGCAAACGGTTAGCGCGAGCGCGTTGACCGCGACCAGAGCGATTGCAATACGTCGTCTCATCGTTCCCCGTCGTGATTCTGGGCGCGGAAAGCGCGGAGGGAGTTAGATTCGCCTGCACGAAAGGGCAAAAAACCCGCGGTATTCCGCGTGATGCAGGGTGCCGCGTAGCGGCTCAGAATTCTTTGAGCGCGTAGCGCGCCTGGTCGGCCGGCTGACCGAGAATGTCGGCGTGTCGGCTTTGCATACTGTCAGGCCCCGTCTGCATGATGGGTGCAGGAGAGCCCCGCGGGAGTCTGGCGGGGAAGCTGATTTGTGGGTTAGGGTCTGCTGAGCTTTTTGTTGACTGTTTTCCTTGTTACGCGGCCACGCTGACCGCGTTCTTGGATGAAGGAGGTGACAGGGCGCGCGCCAATGCGTTCGCCCGGCCATCCAGGGCATCCACGATCGAAGGAACGCGCGTTCTGGGCGGTCATCGCGACGGGTGTGTTACCGACCGAGGCTGGTGTCGCTATCGGCGTGTCTCCGGTCGCGGGCTCGCGATGGTTCCGAGAATCAGGCGGTATGTCGCCTTATTCCTGGCCCGCGCCGTCGGGCCGTTACTTGTCATTAGCGGAACGCGAGGAGATCGCCATCCAGAAGGCGTTAGGCAAGGGCGTTCGTCAGATCGCAGCGGTTCTCGGGCGTAACCCCTCGACGATCTCTCGTGAGTTGCGACGAAACGCGGCGACTCGCGGCGGGAAACTCGACTATCGGGCATCCGTCGCGCAATGGAAAGCCGAGCTGTTTGCCAAACGACCAAAGCTCGCCAAGCTGGCCGCGAATCAGCGCCTGCGCACATACGTTGAGGAACGTCTTGCGGGTGGTGTCGAGCGTCCCGACGGGACGTTCGTGCGTGGCCCTGGCACAGGATGTCTAACCCCGGGTTAAATGGAGGTTCTTGATTCCCTGGAAGGGTAAGAATCGTGCCTGCGATGAAGAAGTATCCGCCCGAGTTGAAAGAGCGGGCTATCCGGTTGGTTTTGGACTCCGTTGACGAGAACGGTGGCCGTCGTGGAGCCTTTGAAATCGATTGCGGGCAAGCACCCGTCGGTCGGCTGACTCAATAATTTCGAAACCCATCACTCTGTCTGACGGAGGAGTGATAAACGTTGAGTTCCCTGCAGGCAACCAGGTGGCGATTTTCAAGGTCTCGGATTTGAGTTCCTGAAGTTGGACTGCTCAGGACGGGAGCCTCTGACCAGCCCCGTGTTAGATGCATCGTTGGGGGAAGTGTCTCGCGATTTCTGCCTGCACGGTCGGCAAAAATGAACAGATAACTGTACAGATAGCTGCATAGTTGTGTTAGCCTGGGGCCATGAGCAAGCCAGCCGACACTTCGGGTTCCGCAACGGCAGCCGCCCCGCTTGCCCCGCACGCCGCACCCGCGCAGGTGGAGCACGACACAACAGCCAGCGAGCTGCGGGTCGTGCTCGGCCAGCTGACGCGGCGCCTGCGCGAGCAGGGCAATGGAGGCAGCGACTACACGCATTCGCAGGGCAGTGCCCTGCTGAGGCTCGAGCGCGAAGGGCCGCAGACCATCAGCGACCTTGCAAGAGCCGAAGGCGTGAGGCCGCAGTCGATGGCGGCAATCGTTCAATTCTTGCTCGAGGCAGGGTACATCGAAGGTTCGCCCGACCCGAAAGATGGGCGCAAGACGCTGCTTTCCATCACCGACGAGGCCCGCGCCAAGTTCGCGAGTGGGCGTCTCGCGAAAGAAGATTGGCTCTTTCGCACCATCAGAACCACGTTCACGGACGACGAGCGGCAGGCGCTCGCCACGAGCATCCCGTTGCTGCGGCGTCTCGCCACGTCGCCCTGACGCAAAGGCGTCTCGCCACGTCGCCCTAGCCGCCACCAGGCTGCCTTGCCCGATCTTTCGGGCGGCTTCGCCATGCCCGAAAACTACTTCATACAACACAAGGAGCCCCCATGCCCATCACCGCCCTCGACGAACGTACCGCCCTCATCGTGATCGACCTGCAGGCCGGAATCGTGAAGATGCCGGTCATCCATCCCATCGACGAGGTCATCGCGCGTTCGGCCGCGCTCGCCACGGAGTTTCGCCGCCGCGGCCTGCCGGTCGTTCTCGTGAGCGTCGACGGCCGGCCCGGTGGGCGCACCGACGTCAACGGCGGCAGCGCGGGCACACCTTCGGCTTTTCCGGCCGATTGGCTTCCGCTTGTCGACGAGCTCGACCCGCAGCCTACGGACATTCGCGTCACGAAGCAGACGGGCAGCGCGTTCGTCAACACGGGCCTCGACGAGAAACTGAAGCAGCTCGGCGTCACCCAGGTGGTCGTCACGGGAGTCTCGACCAGCAACGGGGTCGAATCGACGGCGCTGTACGCGTTCAATCACGGCTACCACGTCACGATCCCGACGGATGCCGTGACCGACGGAAGCGCAGAATCCCACTCCTACTCGGTCGGCACCCGCTTCCCGCGCATCGCCGAAACCGGCACCACCGACGAGGTGCTTGCACTGCTCGCCAGCGCCCGCTCATGAGCTCGCCCGTCGGGCCGTCGGGGCCCGCGGCAGCGAACGACGCCGAGGTGAATGCTCGCCCAGCCTCCGCAGCAGGAGCCCACCCGGAAACTGCGACACCAGACGATCGCGGCGGCGGAGCGGCACCGGATACGCCTACCGTGCCAGGAACCGCCTCGGGGCCCACCCCGGTTGCTGCGCCGCCCACTCCGCCCACCAAGCCCTTCGGCTGGCGCTTCACCGCACCCCTGCTGCTCGGCAGCACCCTCAACCCGATCAACTCGTCGATGCTCGCCACCGGGCTCGTTTCGATCGGCCTCGACTTCCACACCGGCCCCGGCCAGACCGCCACGCTCATCTCGGTGCTCTACCTCTGCAGCGCCATCATGCAGCCCACCATGGGCAAACTCTCGACGCTCTTCGGGCCCCGCCGGGTGTTTCTGGCGGGCATCATCATTCTGTTCGTGGCGGGCGTGATCGGTGCCACGGCGCCCGCGTTCGGCGTTCTCGTGATCTCGCGCGCCCTCATCGGCATCGGCACCTCGGCCGCCTACCCCACCGCCATGGCTCTCGTGCGCCGTCGCGCCGACAGCGTCAACATGGGCGTGCCGACCCGGGTGCTCGGCAACTTCTCGATCGCCGCGCAGATCACCACGGTGTTCGGCCTGCCGCTCGGCGGTGTGCTCGCCGGAACCTTCGGCTGGCGTGCGCTGTTCTTCGTGAACATTCCCCTGGCACTCGTCACGTTCGTGCTCACTCTGGTCGGCGTGGCGAAAGACGAGCGGATGCCGCGCAGCAGCCGAGGCTCGATCCTTCGCGCGGTGGATGTGCCGGGCATCCTGCTGTTCGCCGGTGCAGTCACGAGCGGGCTGCTGTTTCTCGGCAGCCTGGCGTCGCCCACGTGGTGGCTGCTGCCGGTGGTGGTCGTGGTGCTGGCGGCGTTCTTGCTGTGGGAGCGCCGAGCATCCAGCCCTCTGATCGACGTGCGGATGCTCGGGGCCAACCGTCCGCTGCAGAGAACGTATCTGCGGCAGACGCTCGTTTCACTGGGCATCTACTCGACCCTGTACGGCACGAGTCAGTGGATGGAGCAGTCCGCCGGCCTCACTCCCACCGAGGTGGGGCTCGTGCTGCTGCCGCTCTCGGGCTTGAGCATCATCATCGCGCGGGTCGTGTCGCGCCGGGGCTGGGTGCGCTGGCCGCTCATTCTCGCGGGTGTCGCGCTGCTGCTTTCGGCGCTGGTGATGCTGTTCGTCACGGGGTCGTCGGGCATCCTGGTGCTCATCGGCATGTCGCTGCTGCTCGGTTTCGTGAACGGATTCAGCGGATTCGCCAACCAGGCCGCCCTGTACACGCAGGCGCCGGCGGGCGAGATCGCGGTCGCGTCGGGGCTGTACCGCACGTTCGCCTACATCGGAGCGATCTTCTCCTCGAGCCTCATCAGCATCACCTTCGGTGCCGAGGCGACGGATGCCGGGTTGCACGTCTTGGCGTGGGTGCTCGGCGGTATCGGGGCTCTCGTGCTGCTGCTCGCCGTGTTCGACCGCGCCATTCCCGCGGTGGCGGCCAAGTAGCTGCTGCCGCGCCCGCGCTGCTGGTGAGAGAAGCCGGGACGGACGAGAGAAGCCGGTGCAAGGGCTTCTCTCGTCTCGACAGTCTTCTCTCGGTGGCGCTGAGGCCGAGGTGGGCTACTGGCAGGATGGAGGCATGGAGCCTTCGCGCGAGATCTGGGTCGGAACGTACACGACTGATTCGGGGCGTGATGGGGTCGGGATCGGGGCGCTGCGCCTGAGCTCAGGTGGCGCGGTGCGCGCAGATGCAGCCGTGAACGGTGTGCCTGCCACGGTCGCCGGAGATGGCGCCACCGGCTCGGCAGGCGCGACCGTCGAGGTGGGCGGAGATGCCGTGACTGGCGCCGCTGCCTCGCCAGGCGTGATCGCCGCGGTGGCCGGAGATGCCGTCACTGGCATCACCGCCTCGACCGGCGTGACCGCCGAGTGGCTCGGCCGGGCGGTGGAGGCTCCGTCGCCCTCGTTTGTGGCCGTGCATCCATCGCTGCCCATCGTCTACGCGGTC
Coding sequences:
- a CDS encoding MarR family winged helix-turn-helix transcriptional regulator; the encoded protein is MSKPADTSGSATAAAPLAPHAAPAQVEHDTTASELRVVLGQLTRRLREQGNGGSDYTHSQGSALLRLEREGPQTISDLARAEGVRPQSMAAIVQFLLEAGYIEGSPDPKDGRKTLLSITDEARAKFASGRLAKEDWLFRTIRTTFTDDERQALATSIPLLRRLATSP
- a CDS encoding VC0807 family protein yields the protein MNLTRRDRLWRIVLSVVVNLVVPTLVFVFLPPYVGGYTIALVIGAAIPAVFTLIELIRTRRLDPIGLIAVVSFVVMLIVYVLTGENQFVLKLQEALLTGPAGLILLVSVAVGKPLGNTIFRFTSRNDTPDTTSADPVKTAALTKSLRLVTLIAGLVLVAHATAITLMALYLPTASFAQASRAVGAIILVGGAIGIIRLFRSRHAQPAMQ
- a CDS encoding amidohydrolase family protein, encoding MTTVIDNVHFFTGSSLTHPQRVAINESGRLDLTGTGKSLHADETIDGTGCTLLPGLIDAHMHTRARDDLAQLAHWGVTTGLDMAAWPVAFVDRMRHEKGVAQIRSAGIPAVGPGGNHARIPGFPVDGIVITPDEGRRFVELRFAEGSDYIKIITEAAPPEGMDQPTVDAIVTAAHDRGLLVIAHSVTTGAYRVALDAGVDIITHAPLDAVLDNDLVQRLRTANTVVIPTLTMMHGIASMRPTLTYEHARDSVRALHSAGVTILMGTDANSAPATPFMPKHGSSAHDELALLVAAGLSPTQALAASTSLTTREFKLCDRGVIAAGKRADLLLVNGDPTADIQATRNIQGVWIDGTRIVSRKPDGH
- a CDS encoding glutathionylspermidine synthase family protein; protein product: MKRVTSEPRPNWRERCDEVGFSFYDLESEGGRPYWNEAAAYSFTSAEIDTLETATQELFDRCMEAVEVIVRAGRFAEFGIPPRFHELVRASWDDDDPTVYGRFDLIIDAAGIPKLLEFNADTPTSLVETAAAQWQWLEEVRGPEADQFNSLHEQLIEQWMHIRTARWGVAAGARLHLASLHDSGDGELIVEDFDTVAYMAETAKAAGFDPKLIFVEDITYSVDRSSFLDGDGEIIQHIFKLYPWEWMINEQFAGFLLPRRGTTNWVEPLWKLLLSNKQLLVVLWELFPGHPNLLPAYASASPLAGRAYVSKPRLGREGANVTIVDTDGAVLEQQPGGYGEEGFVYQQRADTVTIDGKNVVIGSWVVGETPAGIDIRETSSLITGDLAEFVPHFIEDALDAALDDEEDARDRPLGSRDNRAAE
- a CDS encoding isochorismatase family protein, whose amino-acid sequence is MPITALDERTALIVIDLQAGIVKMPVIHPIDEVIARSAALATEFRRRGLPVVLVSVDGRPGGRTDVNGGSAGTPSAFPADWLPLVDELDPQPTDIRVTKQTGSAFVNTGLDEKLKQLGVTQVVVTGVSTSNGVESTALYAFNHGYHVTIPTDAVTDGSAESHSYSVGTRFPRIAETGTTDEVLALLASARS
- a CDS encoding MarR family winged helix-turn-helix transcriptional regulator — encoded protein: MAELTPGSFELTRQIARLAGMLEGVLQPQLANAGLTRAEYDILGTLKATAPDYRLRPTDLSRRAILTSGGTSNAIRRLEERALISRAKDSEDARSSWIQLTPEGRTLIDSTLAAVSRGASTLFHPAAHLLPQSNQALADVIAALAQ
- a CDS encoding helix-turn-helix domain-containing protein, with protein sequence MTAAETIRTVRALNGLTRTQLAHMADVSPSTVTRIEAGQLDPTYSMWEKLLNAAGYRAGVTIESVADICAVAAAREMLTGASFELPETGPWRERWQRAGLSGARFVPEIALQAAAASPLRSRPGMRTATYDRSWQQIVRDFRANHVQYAMSGLNAAEGGDRWSGSTSPVIYVENVSKAFEVASLTTPSPGEQVLTILPFDEVSRRGVWRDAADFSWVDRIQALIDSYGGPGRMADNADAIAERIGRELAA
- a CDS encoding VOC family protein, translated to MIGVIDEVVFDCADPRALATFWAGILGGEPTGRDDAWWYILPPGFSQVSFQKVPEAKTVKNRVHLDVRVDDLGPAITEAERLGALRTGGIHSDTAGSFQVLLDPEGNEWCLVVPTAVPPSAHL